A stretch of the Triplophysa dalaica isolate WHDGS20190420 chromosome 19, ASM1584641v1, whole genome shotgun sequence genome encodes the following:
- the rps14 gene encoding 40S ribosomal protein S14, which yields MAPRKGKEKKEEQVISLGPQVAEGENVFGVCHIFASFNDTFVHVTDLSGKETICRVTGGMKVKADRDESSPYAAMLAAQDVALRCKELGITALHIKLRATGGNRTKTPGPGAQSALRALARSGMKIGRIEDVTPIPSDSTRRKGGRRGRRL from the exons ATGGCACCTCGCAAGGGTAAGGAAAAGAAGGAAGAACAGGTCATCAGCCTGGGACCTCAGGTGGCTGAAGGCGAGAATGTCTTTGGTGTTTGCCACATCTTTGCATCCTTCAATGATACCTTTGTGCATGTCACTGACCTCTCCGGCAA AGAAACAATCTGCCGTGTGACTGGTGGGATGAAGGTGAAGGCCGACAGAGACGAGTCCTCTCCCTACGCTGCTATGTTGGCAGCTCAGGATGTTGCTTTGAGATGCAAGGAGCTTGGAATCACTGCCCTGCACATCAAGCTGAGGGCCACTGGTGGCAACAG AACCAAGACACCAGGACCAGGTGCTCAGTCTGCCCTCAGGGCTCTGGCTCGTTCTGGTATGAAGATTGGCCGTATCG AGGACGTCACCCCCATTCCATCAGACAGCACCCGCAGAAAGGGAGGTCGTCGTGGACGTCGTCTGTAA
- the cd74b gene encoding CD74 molecule, major histocompatibility complex, class II invariant chain b: MSESNHSPLINSPSAETIDMPAQRGGSNKRALKVAGITLLAGILIAGQAFTTYMAFSHKQQLETLERRTDRLQELGHRSMAMRTPVKMRLPMSSLPLALDISTDEKKDSSSSTKPELSIQTQCQKEAVGGGKSVLPGFRPKCDSNGDYLAQQCWDGTEICWCVDKNGNEKTDSVTKGTADCETAKLAETVPMSPLFVAEEEQ; the protein is encoded by the exons ATGTCTGAGTCAAACCATTCTCCTCTGATCAACAGTCCAAGTGCGGAGACCATCGATATGCCAGCTCAAAGAGG AGGGTCCAATAAGCGGGCCCTGAAGGTGGCAGGAATTACTCTGCTGGCAGGCATACTGATCGCAGGTCAGGCCTTCACTACTTACATGGCGTTCAGTCATAAACAACAGCTGGAAACACTGGAGAGACGCACTGACCGCCTGCAAGAGCTCGGCCACAGATCTATGG cCATGCGCACCCCCGTGAAAATGCGTCTGCCCATGAGCTCTCTTCCTCTGGCGCTGGATATCTCCACGGATGAGAAGAAG GATTCTTCCTCATCTACTAAACCAG AGCTAAGTATTCAAACCCAGTGCCAGAAGGAGGCTGTTGGCGGGGGTAAGAGTGTCCTTCCTGGATTCCGCCCCAAATGTGACAGCAACGGAGACTACCTGGCCCAGCAGTGCTGGGACGGGACTGAAATATGCTGGTGTGTGGACAAGAACGGCAATGAGAAAACTGATTCTGTGACCAAGGGCACTGCTGATTGTGAGACCGCCAAACTGG CTGAGACGGTGCCAATGAGCCCTCTGTTTGTGGCAGAAGAGGAGCAGTGA
- the LOC130407679 gene encoding SLC35A4 upstream open reading frame protein isoform X1, translating into MLLQQDPFKQFKDLSMLKDQLEDIQRRVENDVQGGSVLSSPFLKGFLAGYVVAKLRSSAVLGVLVGTCTGIYAAQSYQVPNIEQTMKDYFSSFKKGR; encoded by the exons ATGCTACTTCAACAGGATCCATTCAAGCAATTTAAAGATCTGTCCATGCTTAAAGACCAGCTGGAAGACATTCAGCGTAGGGTGGAGAATGATGTTCAG GGTGGAAGTGTCCTCAGTTCTCCCTTCCTCAAGGGTTTTTTGGCAGGGTACGTGGTGGCAAAGCTGCGGTCCTCTGCAGTTTTGGGAGTTCTTGTAGGGACCTGCACGGGCATCTACGCTGCTCAGAGCTATCAAGTGCCAAACATCGAGCAGACCATGAAAGACTACTTCAGTTCGTTCAAGAAGGGGCGATAA
- the LOC130407679 gene encoding SLC35A4 upstream open reading frame protein isoform X2: MADKDPFKQFKDLSMLKDQLEDIQRRVENDVQGGSVLSSPFLKGFLAGYVVAKLRSSAVLGVLVGTCTGIYAAQSYQVPNIEQTMKDYFSSFKKGR, translated from the exons ATGGCGGATAAG GATCCATTCAAGCAATTTAAAGATCTGTCCATGCTTAAAGACCAGCTGGAAGACATTCAGCGTAGGGTGGAGAATGATGTTCAG GGTGGAAGTGTCCTCAGTTCTCCCTTCCTCAAGGGTTTTTTGGCAGGGTACGTGGTGGCAAAGCTGCGGTCCTCTGCAGTTTTGGGAGTTCTTGTAGGGACCTGCACGGGCATCTACGCTGCTCAGAGCTATCAAGTGCCAAACATCGAGCAGACCATGAAAGACTACTTCAGTTCGTTCAAGAAGGGGCGATAA
- the apbb3 gene encoding amyloid-beta A4 precursor protein-binding family B member 3 translates to MLGKDYMLAIIIVNYDDNIWNDQTLEQDSDLPPGWRTIRDSTGTYYWHVPTGTTQWQHPSYSAEEEQNTINSLTASQFKSSAEGRLESRGRRSENPLASLSERPSWQEESFCANMDPDSKCFAVRSLGWVEIPEEELTPGKSSLAVNNCIQQLSHSKAEGRDAVGAWGEGQDMMMVLKKDTLSLMDPVDCSLIHCQPIINIRVWGVGCNNGRDFAFVATDKDTCMLKCHVFRCNAPAKTIASALHEMCSKIMAEKSALQPSMTRSLTMESISPEDFPHQVDFLEALRQRVHKFEVEYVGNLPVSRAMGMEVLNRAIESIMHSRDRDEWEPIVIHVSDTVMSLWRGEDGDDPFWECQVRYLTFLGVGHDTRTFAVIVDAGTQRFECHVFWCEPDAGIISETLQAACMVQYQKCLVAQTPPVRSKMWRAGSKVKRANSMDGSSFTPLHQGHTSSKMASPNVKKGMLAFFETFRNKHSAVPAP, encoded by the exons ATGCTGGGCAAGGATTACATGCTCGCCATAATCATCGTCAACTATGACG ATAACATCTGGAATGATCAGACTCTGGAGCAAGACTCAGATTTGCCTCCGGGATGGCGCACTATACGGGACAGCACCGGCACCTATTATTGGCACGTGCCCACGGGCACCACGCAGTGGCAACATCCCTCCTACAGCGCAGAGGAGGAACAAAACACCATTAACAGCCTCACAGCTAGCCAGTTCAAG AGCTCTGCAGAGGGCCGACTGGAATCGAGAGGCAGGCGGTCTGAAAACCCCCTGGCGTCTCTAAGTGAAAG GCCATCCTGGCAAGAAGAGTCTTTCTGTGCTAACATGGATCCCGACTCCAAG TGTTTTGCTGTGCGTTCTCTGGGCTGGGTGGAGATCCCTGAGGAGGAACTAACCCCTGGCAAGAGCAGTCTAGCTGTGAACAATTGCATCCAGCAGCTCTCTCACAGTAAAGCAGAGGGCCGGGACGCAGTTGGCGCCTGGGGAGAG gGGCAAGATATGATGATGGTGCTGAAGAAGGACACACTCAGTCTAATGGACCCTGTGGACTGCAGTCTCATCCACTGCCAGCCCATAATAAACATCCGTGTTTGGGGGGTCGGCTGCAACAACGGAAG GGACTTTGCCTTTGTGGCCACTGATAAAGACACCTGCATGCTTAAGTGTCATGTGTTTCGCTGCAATGCTCCAGCCAAGACCATCGCATCCGCCCTGCATGAGATGTGCTCCAAG ATTATGGCAGAGAAATCAGCGCTGCAGCCGTCTATGACCCGTTCTCTCACCATGGAGAGCATCTCCCCGGAGGACTTTCCCCACCAAG tgGACTTTCTAGAAGCACTGCGACAGAGGGTACATAAATTTGAAGTGGAGTATGTTGGAAATCTGCCTGTCTCCAGAGCAATGG GAATGGAAGTGTTGAACAGAGCTATTGAGAGTATCATGCACTCCAGAGACAGAGATGAGTGGGAGCCAATCGTCATTCATGTGTCTGATACTGTCATGTCTTTATGGAGGGGAGAG GATGGGGATGACCCATTTTGGGAATGCCAGGTACGTTACTTGACTTTCCTGGGCGTGGGTCATGACACGCGCACTTTTGCGGTCATAGTGGATGCTGGAACCCAGCGCTTTGAGTGCCATGTGTTCTGGTGTGAGCCTGACGCTGGGATCATCTCAGAAACACTTCAGGCTGCATGTATG GTCCAATACCAGAAGTGTTTGGTTGCACAGACACCTCCGGTGAGGTCTAAGATGTGGCGTGCAGGTTCCAAAGTCAAACGAGCCAACTCCATGGACGGCTCGAGCTTCACGCCCCTGCACCAAGGACACACATCGTCCAAAATGGCCTCTCCCAACGTGAAGAAGGGCATGCTGGCGTTTTTTGAGACATTCCGCAATAAACATTCTGCAGTACCCGCACCCTAG
- the pomp gene encoding proteasome maturation protein produces the protein MNTRGLRAQLKDSVPVTGLCPQAGPYGVQDTLRRGFSSVKNELLPSHPLELSEKNFQLNQDKMNFNTLRNIQGLHAPLKLQMEYRAARQIQRLPFLPSSNLALDTLRGSDDSIGFEDILNDPVQCEMMGEPHIMTEYKFGFL, from the exons ATG AATACTCGTGGACTGCGCGCTCAGCTGAAGGACAGTGTTCCTGTGACAGGTCTGTGTCCACAGGCAGGTCCGTATGGGGTACAAGACACGCTACGTAGAGG GTTCTCTAGTGTAAAGAATGAGCTGCTTCCAAGTCATCCTTTGGAGCTTTCTGAGAAAAAT TTTCAGCTTAACCAGGACAAGATGAATTTCAACACACTAAGGAACATTCAGGGACTCCATGCACCACTCAAATTACAGATGGAGTACAGAGCAGCCAGACAG ATTCAGCGATTGCCTTTCCTGCCCAGCTCAAATCTGGCCCTGGATACACTCCGAGGTAGTGATGACTCTATTGGCTTTGAAGACATCCTCAACG atcctGTCCAGTGTGAGATGATGGGTGAGCCTCACATCATGACTGAATACAAGTTTGGTTTCCTGTGA